The Pan paniscus chromosome 1, NHGRI_mPanPan1-v2.0_pri, whole genome shotgun sequence genome has a segment encoding these proteins:
- the FMO4 gene encoding dimethylaniline monooxygenase [N-oxide-forming] 4 isoform X2: protein MTRVYKSLVTNVCKEMSCYSDFPFHEDYPNFMNHEKFWDYLQEFAEHFDLLKYIQFKTTVCSITKRPDFSETGQWDVVTETEGKQNRAVFDAVMVCTGHFLNPHLPLEAFPGIHKFKGQILHSQEYKIPEGFQGKRVLVIGLGNTGGDIAVELSRTAAQVLLSTRTGTWVLGRSSDWGYPYNMMVTRRCCSFIAQVLPSRFLNWIQERKLNKRFNHEDYGLSITKGKKAKFIVNDELPNCILCGAITMKTSVIEFTETSAVFEDGTVEENIDVVIFTTGYTFSFPFFEEPLKSLCTKKIFLYKQVFPLNLERATLAIIGLIGLKGSILSGTELQARWVTRVFKGLCKIPPSQKLMMEATEKEQLIKRGVFKDTSKDKFDYIAYMDDIAACIGTKPSIPLLFLKDPRLAWEVFFGPCTPYQYRLVGPGKWDGARNAILTQWDRTLKPLKTRIVPDSSKPASMSHYLKAWGAPVLLASLLLICKSSLFLKLVRDKLQDRMSPYLVSLWRG from the exons ATGACCAGGGTCTACAAGTCATTAGTGACAAATGTCTGTAAGGAAATGTCATGTTACAGTGACTTCCCTTTCCACGAAGATTATCCTAATTTCATGAACCATGAAAAATTTTGGGACTATCTCCAAGAATTTGCTGAGCACTTTGACCTCCTGAAATACATTCAGTTTAAG ACCACTGTGTGCAGCATAACGAAGCGTCCAGACTTCTCCGAAACTGGTCAGTGGGATGTTGTCACAGAGACAGAGGGCAAGCAAAATAGAGCTGTCTTTGATGCTGTTATGGTTTGCACTGGACATTTCCTGAATCCCCATTTACCTTTGGAAGCCTTTCCTG GAATTCATAAGTTTAAAGGTCAGATCCTGCATAGTCAAGAGTACAAGATCCCAGAAGGCTTTCAGGGCAAGCGCGTCTTGGTGATTGGTCTTGGGAACACTGGAGGAGACATTGCTGTGGAACTCAGTCGAACGGCAGCTCAG GTACTTCTCAGTACTAGAACTGGTACCTGGGTTCTTGGGCGCTCTTCAGATTGGGGCTATCCTTATAATATGATGGTTACAAGAAGATGCTGTAGTTTTATTGCACAAGTTCTGCCTTCACGTTTTCTCAACTGGATTCAAGAAAGGAAGTTGAATAAGAGATTTAATCATGAGGATTATGGATTAAGTATTACCAAAGG gaaaaaagcaaaattcatTGTGAATGATGAGCTGCCAAACTGTATCCTCTGTGGGGCAATCACTATGAAAACCAGCGTGATTGAATTTACAGAAACCTCTGCTGTCTTTGAAGATGGGACAGTGGAAGAAAACATTGATGTTGTGATCTTCACTACaggatatacattttcttttccattttttgaagaacctcttAAAAGCCTCTGTACAAAGAAGATATTTCTATACAAGCAAGTCTTTCCCTTAAACCTAGAGAGAGCGACATTAGCCATCATCGGCCTTATCGGCCTTAAAGGATCCATCTTATCAGGCACAGAGCTCCAAGCACGATGGGTCACAAGAGTATTCAAAG GACTCTGTAAGATACCTCCATCCCAAAAATTGATGATGGAGGCTACTGAAAAGGAACAGCTCATTAAAAG GGGAGTGTTTAAAGACACCAGCAAAGACAAATTCGACTACATTGCCTACATGGATGATATCGCTGCCTGCATAGGCACAAAGCCCAGCATCCCACTTCTGTTCCTCAAGGATCCCAGACTAGCTTGGGAAGTTTTCTTTGGACCATGTACTCCTTATCAGTACCGCCTCGTGGGCCCTGGAAAATGGGATGGAGCCAGAAATGCCATCCTGACCCAGTGGGACAGAACACTGAAACCTTTAAAAACTCGAATTGTCCCTGATTCCTCCAAGCCTGCCTCCATGTCACATTATTTAAAAGCCTGGGGGGCACCTGTCCTACTTGCCTCTCTTCTACTTATCTGTAAATCTTCACTTTTCTTGAAATTGGTGAGAGATAAACTACAGGACAGAATGTCCCCTTACCTGGTAAGTCTTTGGCGAGGATGA
- the FMO4 gene encoding dimethylaniline monooxygenase [N-oxide-forming] 4 isoform X1 produces MAKKVAVIGAGVSGLSSIKCCVDEDLEPTCFERSDDIGGLWKFTESSKDGMTRVYKSLVTNVCKEMSCYSDFPFHEDYPNFMNHEKFWDYLQEFAEHFDLLKYIQFKTTVCSITKRPDFSETGQWDVVTETEGKQNRAVFDAVMVCTGHFLNPHLPLEAFPGIHKFKGQILHSQEYKIPEGFQGKRVLVIGLGNTGGDIAVELSRTAAQVLLSTRTGTWVLGRSSDWGYPYNMMVTRRCCSFIAQVLPSRFLNWIQERKLNKRFNHEDYGLSITKGKKAKFIVNDELPNCILCGAITMKTSVIEFTETSAVFEDGTVEENIDVVIFTTGYTFSFPFFEEPLKSLCTKKIFLYKQVFPLNLERATLAIIGLIGLKGSILSGTELQARWVTRVFKGLCKIPPSQKLMMEATEKEQLIKRGVFKDTSKDKFDYIAYMDDIAACIGTKPSIPLLFLKDPRLAWEVFFGPCTPYQYRLVGPGKWDGARNAILTQWDRTLKPLKTRIVPDSSKPASMSHYLKAWGAPVLLASLLLICKSSLFLKLVRDKLQDRMSPYLVSLWRG; encoded by the exons ATGGCCAAGAAAGTTGCAGTGATTGGAGCTGGTGTGAGTGGCCTCTCCTCCATCAAATGCTGTGTGGATGAGGACCTGGAGCCCACCTGCTTTGAGAGAAGTGATGACATTGGGGGATTATGGAAGTTTACT GAATCTTCCAAAGATGGGATGACCAGGGTCTACAAGTCATTAGTGACAAATGTCTGTAAGGAAATGTCATGTTACAGTGACTTCCCTTTCCACGAAGATTATCCTAATTTCATGAACCATGAAAAATTTTGGGACTATCTCCAAGAATTTGCTGAGCACTTTGACCTCCTGAAATACATTCAGTTTAAG ACCACTGTGTGCAGCATAACGAAGCGTCCAGACTTCTCCGAAACTGGTCAGTGGGATGTTGTCACAGAGACAGAGGGCAAGCAAAATAGAGCTGTCTTTGATGCTGTTATGGTTTGCACTGGACATTTCCTGAATCCCCATTTACCTTTGGAAGCCTTTCCTG GAATTCATAAGTTTAAAGGTCAGATCCTGCATAGTCAAGAGTACAAGATCCCAGAAGGCTTTCAGGGCAAGCGCGTCTTGGTGATTGGTCTTGGGAACACTGGAGGAGACATTGCTGTGGAACTCAGTCGAACGGCAGCTCAG GTACTTCTCAGTACTAGAACTGGTACCTGGGTTCTTGGGCGCTCTTCAGATTGGGGCTATCCTTATAATATGATGGTTACAAGAAGATGCTGTAGTTTTATTGCACAAGTTCTGCCTTCACGTTTTCTCAACTGGATTCAAGAAAGGAAGTTGAATAAGAGATTTAATCATGAGGATTATGGATTAAGTATTACCAAAGG gaaaaaagcaaaattcatTGTGAATGATGAGCTGCCAAACTGTATCCTCTGTGGGGCAATCACTATGAAAACCAGCGTGATTGAATTTACAGAAACCTCTGCTGTCTTTGAAGATGGGACAGTGGAAGAAAACATTGATGTTGTGATCTTCACTACaggatatacattttcttttccattttttgaagaacctcttAAAAGCCTCTGTACAAAGAAGATATTTCTATACAAGCAAGTCTTTCCCTTAAACCTAGAGAGAGCGACATTAGCCATCATCGGCCTTATCGGCCTTAAAGGATCCATCTTATCAGGCACAGAGCTCCAAGCACGATGGGTCACAAGAGTATTCAAAG GACTCTGTAAGATACCTCCATCCCAAAAATTGATGATGGAGGCTACTGAAAAGGAACAGCTCATTAAAAG GGGAGTGTTTAAAGACACCAGCAAAGACAAATTCGACTACATTGCCTACATGGATGATATCGCTGCCTGCATAGGCACAAAGCCCAGCATCCCACTTCTGTTCCTCAAGGATCCCAGACTAGCTTGGGAAGTTTTCTTTGGACCATGTACTCCTTATCAGTACCGCCTCGTGGGCCCTGGAAAATGGGATGGAGCCAGAAATGCCATCCTGACCCAGTGGGACAGAACACTGAAACCTTTAAAAACTCGAATTGTCCCTGATTCCTCCAAGCCTGCCTCCATGTCACATTATTTAAAAGCCTGGGGGGCACCTGTCCTACTTGCCTCTCTTCTACTTATCTGTAAATCTTCACTTTTCTTGAAATTGGTGAGAGATAAACTACAGGACAGAATGTCCCCTTACCTGGTAAGTCTTTGGCGAGGATGA
- the LOC130541443 gene encoding DNA topoisomerase 1-like, protein MKKKQPKDDLFDRLSTGILNKHLQDLMESLTAKVFHTYNASITLQQQLEELTALDENIPAKILSYNRANRAVAILCNHQRAPPKTFEKSMMNLQTKIDAKKEQLADARRDLKSAKADAKVMKDAKTKKVVESKKKAVQRLEEQLMKLEVQATDPEENKQIALGTSKLNYLDPKITVPWCKKWGVPIEKIYNKTQREKFAWAIDTADKDYEF, encoded by the coding sequence atgaagaaaaagcagCCCAAAGATGATCTTTTTGATAGACTCAGTACTGGTATTCTGAATAAGCATCTTCAGGATCTCATGGAGAGCTTGACAGCCAAGGTATTCCATACATACAATGCCTCCATCACGCTACAGCAGCAGCTAGAAGAACTCACAGCCCTGGATGAGAACATCCCAGCGAAGATCCTTTCTTATAACCGTGCCAATCGAGCTGTTGCAATTCTTTGTAACCATCAGAGAGCACCACCAAAAACTTTTGAGAAGTCTATGATGAACTTGCAAACTAAGATTGATGCCAAGAAGGAACAGCTAGCAGATGCCCGGAGAGACCTGAAAAGTGCTAAGGCTGATGCCAAGGTCATGAAGGATGCAAAGACGAAGAAGGTAGTAGAGTCAAAGAAGAAGGCTGTTCAGAGACTGGAGGAACAGTTGATGAAGCTGGAAGTTCAAGCCACagacccagaggaaaataaacagaTTGCCTTGGGAACCTCCAAACTCAATTATCTGGACCCTAAGATCACAGTGCCTTGGTGCAAGAAGTGGGGTGTCCCAATTGAGAAGATTTACAACAAAACCCAGCGAGAAAAGTTTGCCTGGGCCATTGACACGGCTGATAAAGACTACGAGTTTTAG